A stretch of the Symmachiella macrocystis genome encodes the following:
- a CDS encoding PEP-CTERM sorting domain-containing protein: protein MRTSKMLLASIAMGFLLAGAGRSAQAELITNGTFDTDLAGWTIIQPGIPTTWVSGTAHVGRPGTPGISIFEQSFDIPIGTEALSISFDYEWQVMAPVEFEDSFLAEFVYQSTTAPDPKTVTLVDQGSDDGVFGSPTAFSTIISLIDLDNISDNGTIRFTLTENNSPVGTRIELDNVIVNPVPEPSTYAGLVGITCVSLLAYSWRSKRQQVA, encoded by the coding sequence ATGAGAACTTCAAAGATGTTACTCGCATCAATCGCGATGGGCTTTTTATTGGCTGGCGCGGGTCGGAGTGCTCAAGCAGAGTTGATCACGAACGGGACGTTTGACACCGACCTCGCAGGTTGGACGATTATACAACCCGGTATTCCTACCACTTGGGTTTCCGGAACAGCGCATGTTGGACGACCGGGTACGCCGGGCATTTCGATTTTTGAGCAGTCGTTCGACATCCCCATTGGCACGGAAGCATTGTCCATCAGCTTCGATTATGAGTGGCAGGTGATGGCTCCCGTCGAGTTCGAAGACTCCTTTTTGGCCGAGTTCGTCTACCAGTCAACCACGGCCCCGGATCCAAAAACGGTGACGCTTGTAGACCAGGGTAGCGACGACGGCGTCTTTGGGTCTCCCACCGCGTTCAGCACAATCATCTCGCTCATTGACCTCGACAACATTTCAGACAACGGCACAATCCGCTTCACTCTCACGGAAAACAACTCGCCAGTCGGGACGCGTATCGAGCTTGACAATGTAATAGTCAACCCCGTCCCCGAACCCAGTACCTACGCTGGATTGGTCGGCATCACCTGTGTGTCGTTACTTGCTTACAGTTGGCGAAGCAAACGGCAACAGGTTGCCTGA
- the lepA gene encoding translation elongation factor 4, producing the protein MKHIRNFCIIAHIDHGKSTLADRLIQTCGGVTQRELHEQMLDSMEIERERGITIKSNTITLDYRAPDGKDYLLNLIDTPGHVDFSHEVRRSLMACEGALIIVDASQGVEAQTVANLYLALEHDLTLLPVINKIDLPSADVDRAREAIDAELGLDPFEAIPISAKNGIGIEDVMIGIVEKLPAPQGDPDAPLKALVFDAQFDKFRGVILQVRVLEGTLKPRDTILFMHAGRNFTVDEVGYNQFKLNPKSQLSAGEVGYVVAGVKSVQDIEIGDTITLQDRPTAEAIPGYQKARQVVFSSIYPMDTGDYVELTKALDKLVINDAALTYEKDSSAALGFGFRCGFLGLLHLDVIQERLRREFDIGLIITAPSVKYNLTLVDGSTLEVDNPSNWPHPTTIQSASEPYIKASILTPETYVGPVMELCREHRSESQTMNYLSASRIEVTSVMPLGEVLFDFYGKLKMITRGYGSFDYEPIEYRTTDVVKVDILINKEPVDTLSYLVHREKARPRALHYCERLAKEIPRHQFKIPVQGAIGGEIIARTTIAPFRKDVTEKLYGGDVTRKKKLLEKQKKGKAKMKQFGSVNIPQKAFVSVLRAEND; encoded by the coding sequence ATGAAACACATTCGAAATTTCTGCATCATTGCACATATTGATCACGGCAAGTCAACATTGGCGGACCGGCTGATTCAGACCTGTGGGGGCGTTACGCAACGTGAGCTGCACGAACAGATGCTCGACTCGATGGAAATTGAGCGTGAACGGGGCATCACCATCAAAAGCAATACGATTACGCTCGATTACCGGGCGCCGGATGGCAAAGACTATCTGTTGAATCTGATCGATACGCCGGGCCACGTCGATTTTTCGCACGAAGTCCGACGGTCATTAATGGCCTGCGAAGGGGCGTTGATCATTGTCGATGCGTCTCAGGGCGTGGAAGCGCAAACGGTTGCGAACCTTTATCTGGCGCTGGAACACGACCTGACCCTGCTACCGGTGATCAACAAGATCGACCTTCCTTCAGCGGACGTCGATCGTGCGCGCGAAGCAATTGATGCGGAATTGGGGCTTGATCCCTTCGAAGCAATCCCCATCTCTGCCAAGAATGGCATCGGCATTGAAGACGTGATGATCGGTATCGTCGAGAAGCTGCCGGCTCCCCAGGGCGATCCGGATGCTCCGCTCAAGGCACTCGTGTTCGACGCGCAATTCGATAAGTTTCGCGGGGTGATTCTGCAGGTCCGCGTGCTGGAAGGGACGCTCAAGCCGCGGGATACGATCCTCTTCATGCACGCCGGTCGCAATTTTACGGTCGATGAAGTGGGCTACAACCAGTTTAAGCTCAACCCCAAATCACAGCTCAGCGCCGGAGAAGTCGGTTATGTCGTCGCTGGTGTCAAAAGCGTTCAGGACATCGAGATTGGTGATACGATTACCCTGCAGGACCGGCCGACCGCAGAAGCCATTCCCGGCTACCAAAAAGCCAGACAGGTCGTCTTTTCGTCCATCTATCCCATGGACACGGGTGATTACGTGGAGCTGACCAAAGCTCTGGACAAACTGGTGATCAACGACGCCGCCCTCACCTATGAAAAGGACAGCTCCGCGGCGCTGGGATTCGGGTTTCGTTGCGGGTTTCTCGGATTACTGCATCTGGATGTGATTCAAGAGCGTTTGCGGCGGGAATTTGACATCGGCCTGATCATCACAGCCCCTTCGGTGAAGTACAACCTGACGTTGGTGGACGGTTCAACGCTCGAAGTCGACAACCCGAGTAACTGGCCCCACCCGACGACCATCCAGTCCGCCAGCGAACCGTACATCAAAGCGTCGATTCTGACTCCCGAGACGTACGTCGGGCCTGTCATGGAACTGTGCAGGGAACACCGCTCGGAAAGCCAGACGATGAACTATCTGTCGGCCAGCCGGATCGAAGTGACCAGCGTCATGCCACTCGGCGAAGTCCTGTTTGACTTCTACGGCAAGCTGAAAATGATTACGCGCGGATACGGATCGTTTGACTACGAGCCAATCGAGTATCGAACCACCGATGTGGTGAAAGTCGATATTCTGATTAACAAGGAACCGGTCGACACGCTTTCCTACCTCGTTCATCGCGAAAAAGCACGGCCGCGAGCACTGCACTACTGCGAACGACTTGCCAAGGAAATCCCCCGCCACCAATTCAAGATTCCAGTCCAAGGGGCCATCGGCGGTGAAATCATTGCGCGAACAACCATCGCGCCGTTCCGCAAAGACGTGACCGAGAAGCTGTACGGCGGCGACGTGACGCGGAAGAAGAAGCTGCTCGAAAAGCAGAAGAAGGGCAAGGCAAAAATGAAGCAGTTCGGCAGCGTGAATATCCCTCAAAAAGCATTCGTCTCCGTCCTTCGCGCCGAGAACGATTAG